In Pongo pygmaeus isolate AG05252 chromosome 19, NHGRI_mPonPyg2-v2.0_pri, whole genome shotgun sequence, the genomic stretch TCTTCCAGCCTCTGCAaagtgaaggaagagaaggaaaggccAAGCGCTTGGGCACTGTTCCCTCCCTCTCATTCATCcattttcctccctccccttcagGGTGTAGAGAAAGGCCTGGAGGATTCACAAGGGGAAATGAAGAATAAGATGAGTTATCTTGGGTCAGGGCCTGACTGCTAAAAAGAGGGCAGCAGTGTTTCTCTAACACAGCTCTCAAAGTCAGTGGGGCTCCaggattggggacccctggtgCCACCCTCACCCCCATTAGCGTTTGGATGCCTTCCTCTAGGTCCTTTAGAAGGTCATAGACGTTGCTGTCCGAGGCGCCATAAACCAGGCTGTTGGCAAAGACACTCCTGAGGAACTGCACGGGCTCCAGCCACGACTGGATGAGCAGCAGAGAGATGCGGAGCAGCTCTAGGTTCTGCAGGGGAAGGACTGGCGGTGGCTGTGTTGTCCGGGGGGCTCTGACCACAGGTCTCCCCCGTCCCCGCCTGAGGGAGAAGGCATCCACTCACGGATTTCTGTTGCGTTTCCTCCCTGTTGGAGGGTGTCGGAATAGACTCTGAGAAGCAGAGGGAGGTCTGGGGGTTCTGCAGGAATGAATACTTCTGTTCCTTTGGGATATAGGCTTCTTCCTAGGAGAAGGACCACCCACCAAGGTCTACGCTGGAGACCAGCTCCCATTGTTACTTTTCTGGGAACCTCACTCAGCGTATGAGCTCATCTGCCTGCATTTTCACTTCAGAAAACAACCCTGAGCTCTTTAGTCTCCTCCTCTTATTTCCCAGCAGGGGAATGTCACCCCTTCCTGCCACCCCTGACGCACACCCATTCCCCAAGAGCTTACAAACTCCTGGTAGG encodes the following:
- the LOC129017955 gene encoding somatotropin isoform X1, with amino-acid sequence MAAGSRTSLLLAFALLCLPWLQEGSAFPTIPLSRLFDNAMLRAHRLHQLAFDTYQEFEEAYIPKEQKYSFLQNPQTSLCFSESIPTPSNREETQQKSNLELLRISLLLIQSWLEPVQFLRSVFANSLVYGASDSNVYDLLKDLEEGIQTLMGVRVAPGVPNPGAPLTLRAVLEKHCCPLFSSQALTQDNSSYSSFPLVNPPGLSLHPEGEGGKWMNEREGTVPKRLAFPSLPSLCRGWKMAAPGLGRSSSRPTASLTQIHTTMTHCSRTTGCSTASGRTWTRSRHSCASCSAALWRAAVASSCPGGIPVTPPHCYSWPRKVPLQCPPALS